From the Debaryomyces hansenii CBS767 chromosome F complete sequence genome, the window CATCCACGATAAGTCGCTTCGTCTTCTTCACGTACTCTTCAATCATATTGTAAAAATGCggatgattttgaaatacaaGCAATGGATGAACATGAGTTTTATCAGCCGATTTTGGGATTATAAGATAATGTCTCAAAGCTTTGGGGAATGCATCTTTAATGATCAAAACATTTTCATCCTTGTATAATAGTAGCTCCAGACACGTATCTGGGTTATCTATATACTTTTGAAACACATGTCTAAAACTCATTTTTCTagtaattaaatattaaatgatgaaatttgTTCTTGTGCGattttcataatcaacACCAAAACATCGATAAATATGGATTACGGCTGGATCAGATAACACATTCACAACATCTTGACTACAAGGATTTGCTAGTGATTTTCCAGAAATACGTATTTTAAGTCCTGTGTTATGACGTGTAGATCTAAACTGTTGAGGTGTAGAGATCGAATGAAAGTCGCTTCGTCTTGTTAGCATTCAATCATATGTAAAATTGCGGATCATTTAATACAAGCAATGGATGTATTTTTTCAAGCGACTTTGGGATCATGAAGTCAATGCTTTGGGGAATGCATCTTTAATGATCAGGGCATTTCATCCCTGTATGTACCTGGATTGTCATATTTTTGAAGCACATCCCTAAAACTCATTTTGCAAGTACttaaatattaaatggTGATGTTTGTAGATTTACATTATCAGCACCAAAACAAGCGTAACCGATAAATTGATAACGCATTCATCGCACTTAGATATCAACTACATGTATTTACTAGTGATTTTCCAGAAATACATATCTTAACGTAAACGTTATTATTActactattattattgataattacTGAATATACAAGATATCTAAGCTCACTTTAGGATACATACACTTTACgcttttctttttttaaCTGGAATTGGCTTTGACATATCTTTAAAAGCACCAGTCGACTTAGCTTCTACCGGTTTTTCATCAGTCTCATTTTTGGCACCTTCTATCTCAACAGATCCATCCTCCTTTTCCAAGGCTGAATTGTCCTTCAACTTAGCCTGATTGAGCTCATTAATAAACCATATGACTGACCCATAAAGCATGAGCGCTATCACAAGtaaattgatgaaatgaaTAGACCTAGTAAGATATATTAAAGACAATAGCGAAATGATTAACATAATGAACGATGCATGTGTAGCTTTGATCAAAGCTGGTGTAGTACCAGGAGTGAAAACAGACTCCCATAATTCAACAAAGAAGGACATTTCAGCTTTCTATATATCAATCCCTCCAAATCGTAACCCAATAGTATCCTAGTAAAGACTATATATActgaaaaatcaattttgtgTGTGCGAGATCCGAAAAAAGTTCGActgaattaaagaaaaattagcGCCACTAGTGTTACATTTCAATACGAGTAGttaattaatcaataattttaaataatcaatcAATGATGGTTCCTAGTGACGATAGCTTTATTAgcgacgaagaagaagaattttgCCCGTTATGCGTGGAAGAAATGGATATTTCAGATAAAAATTTCAAACCATGCCCTTGCGGGTACCAAATCTGTCAATTTTGttacaataatattagACAAAACCCAGAATTGAATGGAAGATGTCCGGGATGTAGAAGATTATATGATGACGATAGTGTCGAATACAAGACAATCACGTCAGACGAATATAGAATGCAACAATTAAAGAGAGAAAAACGTGAAAGAGAGAAGAAGCAAAgagaaaaagagaagaaggaaaCGGAAATGGCTAATAAGAAGCATTTGGCTGGATTGAGAGTGGTGCAGAAAAACTTGGTGTATGTGACAGGGTTGAATCCTCCTTGTAATCCTGATGATTTGCACTCAGTCTTGAGATCAGACAAATATTTTGGTCAATACGGTAAAATTCTGAAGATTGTAATCAATAAAAAGACTCCTAATCCACAGAGTGCTCACCATCATCACCAAAATCCTGGCTTGGTTGTATATGTGACGTTTGTTAAGAAGGAAGACGCGTTGAAGTGTATTAATGAGTTGGATGGTTCATTATGTGATGGTAGAGTTCTAAGAGCAGCACATGGTACTACCAAATATTGTTCCTCATATTTGCGGGGCCATCCTTGTCCAAATCCAAACTGTATGTTTTTGCATGAGCCTGGTGAAGAAGCAGATTCTTACACTAG encodes:
- a CDS encoding DEHA2F20306p (similar to uniprot|Q03880 Saccharomyces cerevisiae YMR123W PKR1) produces the protein MSFFVELWESVFTPGTTPALIKATHASFIMLIISLLSLIYLTRSIHFINLLVIALMLYGSVIWFINELNQAKLKDNSALEKEDGSVEIEGAKNETDEKPVEAKSTGAFKDMSKPIPVKKRKA